One genomic region from Daphnia magna isolate NIES linkage group LG10, ASM2063170v1.1, whole genome shotgun sequence encodes:
- the LOC116931868 gene encoding uncharacterized protein LOC116931868 isoform X1, translating to MEFDDERFLTLVFQYPCIYDNHDPNYKNADSREICWADIGNELHCSDVDFLKRKWDISKEKFRRIRKRMIRSDQPSLANEWPLYHVMHNYFDPFIKTRNRLRASDRREMEICHQSELGASHHSENSLLVESKLFVGSHPYVHHELPHSGSAACVDGGGETSSFISPSPASSPEHHSDDNIVEVSLRAPKSKKLKRTSSEGNSSALLCEAMKIWSDSIQQNQRNNAVPISPINSSTDEITLYCLSYAARLKTLPSEAVDDIRCQMESLMREARLKFK from the exons ATGGAATTCGATGATGAACGATTTTTGACTTTAGTGTTCCAGTATCCTTGCATATACGACAATCACGATCCCAATTATAAAAATGCCGACAGCAGAGAAATATGCTGGGCCGATATAGGAAATGAATTGCACTGCAGTG ATGTTGATTTTCTTAAGAGGAAATGGGATATatccaaagaaaaatttcggagaataagaaaaagaatgatACGGTCTGATCAGCCCAGTTTGGCAAATGAATGGCCATTATATCATGTGATGCACAACTACTTTGATCCATTTATTAAAACAAGAAA TCGTCTACGTGCCTCTGACAGAAGAGAGATGGAGATCTGCCACCAAAGTGAACTAGGTGCTTCCCACCATTCTGAAAACTCACTTTTGGTGGAATCAAAATTGTTTGTAGGCTCCCATCCTTATGTTCATCATGAGCTTCCACATTCTGGGTCAGCAGCTTGTGTTGACGGAGGAGGGGAGACATCCTCCTTCATTTCACCCAGCCCAGCGTCTAGCCCTGAACATCATTCAGACGACAATATAG TTGAAGTGTCACTCAGAGCTCCAAAGTCCAAAAAGCTCAAAAGAACATCTTCAGAAGGGAATTCCTCAGCATTACTGTGTGAAGCTATGAAAATTTGGAGTGATTCAATCCAACAAAACCAAAGAAATAATGCTGTTCCCATTTCCCCAATAAATTCCTCCACCGATGAAATAACTCTTTACTGCCTCAGTTATGCAGCTAGGTTGAAAACACTTCCATCAGAGGCTGTGGACGATATACGCTGTCAAATGGAATCTCTTATGAGGGAAGCGCGGCTGAAATTCAAATGA
- the LOC116931867 gene encoding NAD-dependent protein deacylase Sirt4 has translation MKRLFTRQINFTRQHGNLTFVPHHEAVIESQLEKLQMLVDSSTNILILTGAGVSTESGIPDYRSELVGLYARSNHRPIQHQDFMRSKHVRQRYWARNFVGWSKFSTVQPNASHFLLASWERHGKISSIVTQNVDRLHHKAGSKATVELHGCAHEVKCMKCNYEMSRDKFQSILTELNPSLSVPNADIRPDADVELSQEIINTFRVPNCQQCRDELEGFYKPNIIFFGDNVPKSRVEFVFSQLQSSDCLIVLGSSLYVYSGYRFILRASELGIPSAIVNIGPTRGDKLASIKLSAKCSEVLTKICI, from the exons ATGAAAAGACTGTTTACACGTCAGATTAATTTTACGAGACAGCATGGAAATCTAACTTTTGTACCTCACCATGAAGCTGTTATCGAAAGCCAGCTTGAGAAACTGCAAATGCTTGTTGATAGCTCAACAAACATCTTAATATTAACTGGAGCAGGAGTTTCAACAGAGAGTGGAATCCCTGACTATCGCTCAGAATTGGTCGGGCTTTATGCTCGTAGCAATCACCGGCCCATTCAGCATCAAGATTTTATGAGATCTAAACATGTTAGACAAAGATATTGGGCAAGAAATTTTGTTGGTTGGTCAAAATTCTCCACTGTTCAACCCAATGCTTCTCATTTCCTCTTGGCCAGTTGGGAGCGACATGGGAAGATATCCAGCATTGTAACTCAAAATGTTGATAGACTACATCATAAGGCTGGCAGTAAGGCCACTGTGGAGTTACATGGTTGTGCCCATGAAGTCAAATGTATGAAATGCAACTATGAAATGTCAAGGGACAAATTTCAGAGTATACTGACTGAACTAAATCCTTCATTGTCTGTTCCAAATGCAGACATCAGACCAGACGCTGATGTTGAACTATCACAG GAAATAATAAATACTTTTCGTGTACCAAATTGTCAACAATGCCGGGATGAACTGGAAGGGTTTTATAAACCAAATATAATTTTCTTCGGGGACAACGTTCCAAAATCCAGGGTAGAATTTGTATTTTCGCAATTACAATCTAGCGACTGCCTGATAGTCCTTGGATCTTCTCTGTACGTCTACTCGGGTTACCGATTCATTCTCCGGGCATCAGAGCTAGGAATACCATCAGCAATTGTAAACATTGGACCTACGAGAGGGGATAAGTTGGCTAGCATCAAACTTAGTGCAAAATGTAGTGAAGTTCTTACAAAAATTTGTATCTGA
- the LOC116931862 gene encoding eukaryotic peptide chain release factor GTP-binding subunit ERF3A isoform X4, translated as MENESLQLSGLNLNVNAPMFVPNINAAAFVPSFLRPEPTVCEAQTLNQKPTMDTTESSPTTDSPLLTSDASPNNPPVDSWEEEADKEHAEDPEGESDGDGAADVEAAPKIKKKVVKGPAESKSKKEHINVVFIGHVDAGKSTIGGQIMFLTGMVDKRTLEKYEKEAREKNRESWYLSWALDTNLEEREKGKTVEVGHASFETERKHFTILDAPGHKSFVPNMISGASQADLAVLVISARKGEFETGFEKGGQTREHAMLAKTAGVKHLVVLINKMDDPTVNWDEERYNECKEKLLPYLKKLGFNPQKDLTFMPCSGLTGAGLKEPVDSKACPWYSGLPFIPLLDDMPPLVRFVDRPFIMPIVDKYKDMGTVVLGKVEAGEAKKGQTLLVLPNKTPVVVDQLWSDEDEVTVVGPGENVKIKLKGVEEEDISSGFVLCDPNNSCKTGRIFDAQVVILEHKSIICAGYSAVCHIHTVAEEVSVKALICLVDKKTNEKSKIRPRFVKQDQIAIMRLEAAGVICMEPFKDFPQMGRFTLRDEGRTIAIGKVLKVIE; from the exons ATGGAAAACGAATCGTTGCAATTGAGCGGTCTTAATCTAAATGTGAATGCCCCCATGTTCGTGCCGAATATCAACGCTGCAGCTTTCGTGCCGTCGTTCCTACGGCCGGAACCGACCGTCTGTGAAGCACAGACATTGAACCAGAAACCAACTATGGATACTACAG AATCCAGTCCCACCACAGATTCTCCTTTACTAACCTCAGATGCCAGTCCCAACAATCCTCCTGTGGATAGCTGGGAAGAAGAAGCAGATAAAGAACATGCAGAAG ATCCTGAAGGTGAAAGTGATGGTGATGGAGCTGCTGATGTTGAGGCTGCACctaaaatcaagaaaaaggttGTTAAAGGACCAGCTgaaagtaaaagtaaaaagGAGCACATTAATGTAGTGTTCATTGGGCATGTTG ATGCTGGAAAATCAACTATTGGTGGTCAAATTATGTTTCTGACTGGAATGGTTGACAAGCGTACCCTAGAGAAATACGAAAAAGAAGCTAGAGAGAAGAACCGTGAATCGTGGTATCTTTCTTGGGCGCTAGATACCAATCTTGAAG aaagagaaaagggcaAGACCGTAGAGGTGGGGCATGCCTCATTTGAAACAGAACGGAAACATTTCACCATTTTAGACGCACCTGGTCACAAGAGTTTTGTACCCAACATGATTAGCGGTGCCTCTCAAGCCGATTTGGCCGTTCTG GTCATCTCTGCTCGTAAAGGAGAATTTGAAACGGGTTTCGAAAAAGGTGGTCAGACAAGAGAACACGCCATGTTAGCGAAAACTGCGGGCGTCAAACATCTTGTAGTACTTATTAACAAAATGGACGATCCAACTGTTAACTGGGATGAAGAGCG ATACAATGAGTGTAAAGAGAAGTTACTTccttatttgaaaaaattgggttTCAACCCTCAAAAAGACCTCACTTTCATGCCGTGCTCTGGTCTTACTGGTGCTGGTCTTAAAGAGCCTGTCGATTCAAAAGCATGTCCCTGGTATAG CGGCCTACCGTTCATTCCATTGCTCGATGATATGCCTCCTTTAGTGAGATTTGTTGATCGCCCCTTTATTATGCCCATCGTTGACAAATACAAGGATATGGGTACAGTCGTCTTGGGCAAAGTGGAAGCTGGAGAAGCAAAGAAGGGCCAAACTTTGTTAGTTCTTCCTAATAAG ACTCCGGTGGTTGTGGACCAACTATGGTCCGACGAGGACGAAGTTACTGTTGTAGGTCCAGGGGAAAACGTCAAGATAAAACTAAAGGGAGTTGAGGAAGAAGACATTTCTTCCGGGTTCGTACTCTGTGATCCAAATAACTCCTGCAAAACAGGGCGTATTTTTGACGCCCAG GTCGTCATTTTGGAGCACAAAAGCATCATTTGTGCAGGTTACTCTGCTGTTTGTCACATTCATACGGTAGCTGAAGAAGTTTCGGTGAAGGCCCTTATTTGCCTAgttgacaaaaaaacaaatgaaaaatccaaaataCGGCCGCGTTTTGTCAAACAAGATCAAATTGCTATCATGCGCCTGGAAGCGGCAGGTGTTATTTGTATGGAACCTTTCAAGGATTTCCCGCAGATGGGCCGATTTACCCTGAGAGACGAAG GACGAACGATTGCGATTGGAAAAGTGCTCAAAGTCATAGAATAA
- the LOC116931862 gene encoding eukaryotic peptide chain release factor GTP-binding subunit ERF3A isoform X3, which translates to MENESLQLSGLNLNVNAPMFVPNINAAAFVPSFLRPEPTVCEAQTLNQKPTMDTTESSPTTDSPLLTSDASPNNPPVDSWEEEADKEHAEADPEGESDGDGAADVEAAPKIKKKVVKGPAESKSKKEHINVVFIGHVDAGKSTIGGQIMFLTGMVDKRTLEKYEKEAREKNRESWYLSWALDTNLEEREKGKTVEVGHASFETERKHFTILDAPGHKSFVPNMISGASQADLAVLVISARKGEFETGFEKGGQTREHAMLAKTAGVKHLVVLINKMDDPTVNWDEERYNECKEKLLPYLKKLGFNPQKDLTFMPCSGLTGAGLKEPVDSKACPWYSGLPFIPLLDDMPPLVRFVDRPFIMPIVDKYKDMGTVVLGKVEAGEAKKGQTLLVLPNKTPVVVDQLWSDEDEVTVVGPGENVKIKLKGVEEEDISSGFVLCDPNNSCKTGRIFDAQVVILEHKSIICAGYSAVCHIHTVAEEVSVKALICLVDKKTNEKSKIRPRFVKQDQIAIMRLEAAGVICMEPFKDFPQMGRFTLRDEGRTIAIGKVLKVIE; encoded by the exons ATGGAAAACGAATCGTTGCAATTGAGCGGTCTTAATCTAAATGTGAATGCCCCCATGTTCGTGCCGAATATCAACGCTGCAGCTTTCGTGCCGTCGTTCCTACGGCCGGAACCGACCGTCTGTGAAGCACAGACATTGAACCAGAAACCAACTATGGATACTACAG AATCCAGTCCCACCACAGATTCTCCTTTACTAACCTCAGATGCCAGTCCCAACAATCCTCCTGTGGATAGCTGGGAAGAAGAAGCAGATAAAGAACATGCAGAAG CAGATCCTGAAGGTGAAAGTGATGGTGATGGAGCTGCTGATGTTGAGGCTGCACctaaaatcaagaaaaaggttGTTAAAGGACCAGCTgaaagtaaaagtaaaaagGAGCACATTAATGTAGTGTTCATTGGGCATGTTG ATGCTGGAAAATCAACTATTGGTGGTCAAATTATGTTTCTGACTGGAATGGTTGACAAGCGTACCCTAGAGAAATACGAAAAAGAAGCTAGAGAGAAGAACCGTGAATCGTGGTATCTTTCTTGGGCGCTAGATACCAATCTTGAAG aaagagaaaagggcaAGACCGTAGAGGTGGGGCATGCCTCATTTGAAACAGAACGGAAACATTTCACCATTTTAGACGCACCTGGTCACAAGAGTTTTGTACCCAACATGATTAGCGGTGCCTCTCAAGCCGATTTGGCCGTTCTG GTCATCTCTGCTCGTAAAGGAGAATTTGAAACGGGTTTCGAAAAAGGTGGTCAGACAAGAGAACACGCCATGTTAGCGAAAACTGCGGGCGTCAAACATCTTGTAGTACTTATTAACAAAATGGACGATCCAACTGTTAACTGGGATGAAGAGCG ATACAATGAGTGTAAAGAGAAGTTACTTccttatttgaaaaaattgggttTCAACCCTCAAAAAGACCTCACTTTCATGCCGTGCTCTGGTCTTACTGGTGCTGGTCTTAAAGAGCCTGTCGATTCAAAAGCATGTCCCTGGTATAG CGGCCTACCGTTCATTCCATTGCTCGATGATATGCCTCCTTTAGTGAGATTTGTTGATCGCCCCTTTATTATGCCCATCGTTGACAAATACAAGGATATGGGTACAGTCGTCTTGGGCAAAGTGGAAGCTGGAGAAGCAAAGAAGGGCCAAACTTTGTTAGTTCTTCCTAATAAG ACTCCGGTGGTTGTGGACCAACTATGGTCCGACGAGGACGAAGTTACTGTTGTAGGTCCAGGGGAAAACGTCAAGATAAAACTAAAGGGAGTTGAGGAAGAAGACATTTCTTCCGGGTTCGTACTCTGTGATCCAAATAACTCCTGCAAAACAGGGCGTATTTTTGACGCCCAG GTCGTCATTTTGGAGCACAAAAGCATCATTTGTGCAGGTTACTCTGCTGTTTGTCACATTCATACGGTAGCTGAAGAAGTTTCGGTGAAGGCCCTTATTTGCCTAgttgacaaaaaaacaaatgaaaaatccaaaataCGGCCGCGTTTTGTCAAACAAGATCAAATTGCTATCATGCGCCTGGAAGCGGCAGGTGTTATTTGTATGGAACCTTTCAAGGATTTCCCGCAGATGGGCCGATTTACCCTGAGAGACGAAG GACGAACGATTGCGATTGGAAAAGTGCTCAAAGTCATAGAATAA
- the LOC116931862 gene encoding eukaryotic peptide chain release factor GTP-binding subunit ERF3A isoform X1, producing the protein MENESLQLSGLNLNVNAPMFVPNINAAAFVPSFLRPEPTVCEAQTLNQKPTMDTTESSPTTDSPLLTSDASPNNPPVDSWEEEADKEHAEDLKVNKVLGHDINGDGGEGTVHDNDEEKDIEADPEGESDGDGAADVEAAPKIKKKVVKGPAESKSKKEHINVVFIGHVDAGKSTIGGQIMFLTGMVDKRTLEKYEKEAREKNRESWYLSWALDTNLEEREKGKTVEVGHASFETERKHFTILDAPGHKSFVPNMISGASQADLAVLVISARKGEFETGFEKGGQTREHAMLAKTAGVKHLVVLINKMDDPTVNWDEERYNECKEKLLPYLKKLGFNPQKDLTFMPCSGLTGAGLKEPVDSKACPWYSGLPFIPLLDDMPPLVRFVDRPFIMPIVDKYKDMGTVVLGKVEAGEAKKGQTLLVLPNKTPVVVDQLWSDEDEVTVVGPGENVKIKLKGVEEEDISSGFVLCDPNNSCKTGRIFDAQVVILEHKSIICAGYSAVCHIHTVAEEVSVKALICLVDKKTNEKSKIRPRFVKQDQIAIMRLEAAGVICMEPFKDFPQMGRFTLRDEGRTIAIGKVLKVIE; encoded by the exons ATGGAAAACGAATCGTTGCAATTGAGCGGTCTTAATCTAAATGTGAATGCCCCCATGTTCGTGCCGAATATCAACGCTGCAGCTTTCGTGCCGTCGTTCCTACGGCCGGAACCGACCGTCTGTGAAGCACAGACATTGAACCAGAAACCAACTATGGATACTACAG AATCCAGTCCCACCACAGATTCTCCTTTACTAACCTCAGATGCCAGTCCCAACAATCCTCCTGTGGATAGCTGGGAAGAAGAAGCAGATAAAGAACATGCAGAAG ATCTGAAAGTTAACAAAGTGTTAGGACATGATATAAATGGAGATGGTGGTGAAGGGACTGTGCATGACAATGATGAGGAAAAAGATATTGAAG CAGATCCTGAAGGTGAAAGTGATGGTGATGGAGCTGCTGATGTTGAGGCTGCACctaaaatcaagaaaaaggttGTTAAAGGACCAGCTgaaagtaaaagtaaaaagGAGCACATTAATGTAGTGTTCATTGGGCATGTTG ATGCTGGAAAATCAACTATTGGTGGTCAAATTATGTTTCTGACTGGAATGGTTGACAAGCGTACCCTAGAGAAATACGAAAAAGAAGCTAGAGAGAAGAACCGTGAATCGTGGTATCTTTCTTGGGCGCTAGATACCAATCTTGAAG aaagagaaaagggcaAGACCGTAGAGGTGGGGCATGCCTCATTTGAAACAGAACGGAAACATTTCACCATTTTAGACGCACCTGGTCACAAGAGTTTTGTACCCAACATGATTAGCGGTGCCTCTCAAGCCGATTTGGCCGTTCTG GTCATCTCTGCTCGTAAAGGAGAATTTGAAACGGGTTTCGAAAAAGGTGGTCAGACAAGAGAACACGCCATGTTAGCGAAAACTGCGGGCGTCAAACATCTTGTAGTACTTATTAACAAAATGGACGATCCAACTGTTAACTGGGATGAAGAGCG ATACAATGAGTGTAAAGAGAAGTTACTTccttatttgaaaaaattgggttTCAACCCTCAAAAAGACCTCACTTTCATGCCGTGCTCTGGTCTTACTGGTGCTGGTCTTAAAGAGCCTGTCGATTCAAAAGCATGTCCCTGGTATAG CGGCCTACCGTTCATTCCATTGCTCGATGATATGCCTCCTTTAGTGAGATTTGTTGATCGCCCCTTTATTATGCCCATCGTTGACAAATACAAGGATATGGGTACAGTCGTCTTGGGCAAAGTGGAAGCTGGAGAAGCAAAGAAGGGCCAAACTTTGTTAGTTCTTCCTAATAAG ACTCCGGTGGTTGTGGACCAACTATGGTCCGACGAGGACGAAGTTACTGTTGTAGGTCCAGGGGAAAACGTCAAGATAAAACTAAAGGGAGTTGAGGAAGAAGACATTTCTTCCGGGTTCGTACTCTGTGATCCAAATAACTCCTGCAAAACAGGGCGTATTTTTGACGCCCAG GTCGTCATTTTGGAGCACAAAAGCATCATTTGTGCAGGTTACTCTGCTGTTTGTCACATTCATACGGTAGCTGAAGAAGTTTCGGTGAAGGCCCTTATTTGCCTAgttgacaaaaaaacaaatgaaaaatccaaaataCGGCCGCGTTTTGTCAAACAAGATCAAATTGCTATCATGCGCCTGGAAGCGGCAGGTGTTATTTGTATGGAACCTTTCAAGGATTTCCCGCAGATGGGCCGATTTACCCTGAGAGACGAAG GACGAACGATTGCGATTGGAAAAGTGCTCAAAGTCATAGAATAA
- the LOC116931868 gene encoding uncharacterized protein LOC116931868 isoform X2 gives MNCTAVVSLIPFCNIYVDFLKRKWDISKEKFRRIRKRMIRSDQPSLANEWPLYHVMHNYFDPFIKTRNRLRASDRREMEICHQSELGASHHSENSLLVESKLFVGSHPYVHHELPHSGSAACVDGGGETSSFISPSPASSPEHHSDDNIVEVSLRAPKSKKLKRTSSEGNSSALLCEAMKIWSDSIQQNQRNNAVPISPINSSTDEITLYCLSYAARLKTLPSEAVDDIRCQMESLMREARLKFK, from the exons ATGAATTGCACTGCAGTGGTAAGTTTAATACCATTCTGCAATATCT ATGTTGATTTTCTTAAGAGGAAATGGGATATatccaaagaaaaatttcggagaataagaaaaagaatgatACGGTCTGATCAGCCCAGTTTGGCAAATGAATGGCCATTATATCATGTGATGCACAACTACTTTGATCCATTTATTAAAACAAGAAA TCGTCTACGTGCCTCTGACAGAAGAGAGATGGAGATCTGCCACCAAAGTGAACTAGGTGCTTCCCACCATTCTGAAAACTCACTTTTGGTGGAATCAAAATTGTTTGTAGGCTCCCATCCTTATGTTCATCATGAGCTTCCACATTCTGGGTCAGCAGCTTGTGTTGACGGAGGAGGGGAGACATCCTCCTTCATTTCACCCAGCCCAGCGTCTAGCCCTGAACATCATTCAGACGACAATATAG TTGAAGTGTCACTCAGAGCTCCAAAGTCCAAAAAGCTCAAAAGAACATCTTCAGAAGGGAATTCCTCAGCATTACTGTGTGAAGCTATGAAAATTTGGAGTGATTCAATCCAACAAAACCAAAGAAATAATGCTGTTCCCATTTCCCCAATAAATTCCTCCACCGATGAAATAACTCTTTACTGCCTCAGTTATGCAGCTAGGTTGAAAACACTTCCATCAGAGGCTGTGGACGATATACGCTGTCAAATGGAATCTCTTATGAGGGAAGCGCGGCTGAAATTCAAATGA
- the LOC116931862 gene encoding eukaryotic peptide chain release factor GTP-binding subunit ERF3A isoform X2 — MENESLQLSGLNLNVNAPMFVPNINAAAFVPSFLRPEPTVCEAQTLNQKPTMDTTESSPTTDSPLLTSDASPNNPPVDSWEEEADKEHAEDLKVNKVLGHDINGDGGEGTVHDNDEEKDIEDPEGESDGDGAADVEAAPKIKKKVVKGPAESKSKKEHINVVFIGHVDAGKSTIGGQIMFLTGMVDKRTLEKYEKEAREKNRESWYLSWALDTNLEEREKGKTVEVGHASFETERKHFTILDAPGHKSFVPNMISGASQADLAVLVISARKGEFETGFEKGGQTREHAMLAKTAGVKHLVVLINKMDDPTVNWDEERYNECKEKLLPYLKKLGFNPQKDLTFMPCSGLTGAGLKEPVDSKACPWYSGLPFIPLLDDMPPLVRFVDRPFIMPIVDKYKDMGTVVLGKVEAGEAKKGQTLLVLPNKTPVVVDQLWSDEDEVTVVGPGENVKIKLKGVEEEDISSGFVLCDPNNSCKTGRIFDAQVVILEHKSIICAGYSAVCHIHTVAEEVSVKALICLVDKKTNEKSKIRPRFVKQDQIAIMRLEAAGVICMEPFKDFPQMGRFTLRDEGRTIAIGKVLKVIE; from the exons ATGGAAAACGAATCGTTGCAATTGAGCGGTCTTAATCTAAATGTGAATGCCCCCATGTTCGTGCCGAATATCAACGCTGCAGCTTTCGTGCCGTCGTTCCTACGGCCGGAACCGACCGTCTGTGAAGCACAGACATTGAACCAGAAACCAACTATGGATACTACAG AATCCAGTCCCACCACAGATTCTCCTTTACTAACCTCAGATGCCAGTCCCAACAATCCTCCTGTGGATAGCTGGGAAGAAGAAGCAGATAAAGAACATGCAGAAG ATCTGAAAGTTAACAAAGTGTTAGGACATGATATAAATGGAGATGGTGGTGAAGGGACTGTGCATGACAATGATGAGGAAAAAGATATTGAAG ATCCTGAAGGTGAAAGTGATGGTGATGGAGCTGCTGATGTTGAGGCTGCACctaaaatcaagaaaaaggttGTTAAAGGACCAGCTgaaagtaaaagtaaaaagGAGCACATTAATGTAGTGTTCATTGGGCATGTTG ATGCTGGAAAATCAACTATTGGTGGTCAAATTATGTTTCTGACTGGAATGGTTGACAAGCGTACCCTAGAGAAATACGAAAAAGAAGCTAGAGAGAAGAACCGTGAATCGTGGTATCTTTCTTGGGCGCTAGATACCAATCTTGAAG aaagagaaaagggcaAGACCGTAGAGGTGGGGCATGCCTCATTTGAAACAGAACGGAAACATTTCACCATTTTAGACGCACCTGGTCACAAGAGTTTTGTACCCAACATGATTAGCGGTGCCTCTCAAGCCGATTTGGCCGTTCTG GTCATCTCTGCTCGTAAAGGAGAATTTGAAACGGGTTTCGAAAAAGGTGGTCAGACAAGAGAACACGCCATGTTAGCGAAAACTGCGGGCGTCAAACATCTTGTAGTACTTATTAACAAAATGGACGATCCAACTGTTAACTGGGATGAAGAGCG ATACAATGAGTGTAAAGAGAAGTTACTTccttatttgaaaaaattgggttTCAACCCTCAAAAAGACCTCACTTTCATGCCGTGCTCTGGTCTTACTGGTGCTGGTCTTAAAGAGCCTGTCGATTCAAAAGCATGTCCCTGGTATAG CGGCCTACCGTTCATTCCATTGCTCGATGATATGCCTCCTTTAGTGAGATTTGTTGATCGCCCCTTTATTATGCCCATCGTTGACAAATACAAGGATATGGGTACAGTCGTCTTGGGCAAAGTGGAAGCTGGAGAAGCAAAGAAGGGCCAAACTTTGTTAGTTCTTCCTAATAAG ACTCCGGTGGTTGTGGACCAACTATGGTCCGACGAGGACGAAGTTACTGTTGTAGGTCCAGGGGAAAACGTCAAGATAAAACTAAAGGGAGTTGAGGAAGAAGACATTTCTTCCGGGTTCGTACTCTGTGATCCAAATAACTCCTGCAAAACAGGGCGTATTTTTGACGCCCAG GTCGTCATTTTGGAGCACAAAAGCATCATTTGTGCAGGTTACTCTGCTGTTTGTCACATTCATACGGTAGCTGAAGAAGTTTCGGTGAAGGCCCTTATTTGCCTAgttgacaaaaaaacaaatgaaaaatccaaaataCGGCCGCGTTTTGTCAAACAAGATCAAATTGCTATCATGCGCCTGGAAGCGGCAGGTGTTATTTGTATGGAACCTTTCAAGGATTTCCCGCAGATGGGCCGATTTACCCTGAGAGACGAAG GACGAACGATTGCGATTGGAAAAGTGCTCAAAGTCATAGAATAA
- the LOC116931870 gene encoding uncharacterized protein LOC116931870: MAKKIMVLFLLNLMAMKMSECGPIVKERNFWFENPVCNFSTPCLDPLTFCGSNVEIISRWFGGYRCYPKKASMGLCNQSIVCLSGVCNILAFGIGLCL, translated from the exons ATGGcgaaaaaaatcatg GTCTTATTCTTGCTGAACTTGATGGCAATGAAAATGTCTGAATGCGGTCCGATAGTGAAGGAGAGAAACTTTTGGTTCGAAA ATCCAGTCTGCAACTTCTCAACGCCGTGTTTGGACCCTCTAACCTTTTGTGGCTCCAATGTTGAAATTATTTCAAGATGGTTTGGTGGATATAGATGCTATCCCAAGAAAGCCTCCATGGGTCTCTGCAATCAATCAATTGTATGTCTGTCAGGAGTATGTAACATCCTTGCATTTGGTATAGGCCTTTGCTTATAG
- the LOC116931869 gene encoding rho GDP-dissociation inhibitor 1: MSSTEEVHEQVHEQEHHDEVASNYVPPPPKSIGELVAADQEDESLRKYKETLLGNAIAENIVIEPGNPKKVLVKKLVLVSEGQTEKTLDLSGDLSKLKQTVFTIKEGVQYRIRIEFFVQHEIVTGLKYIQKTYRKGIQVDKMTHMVGSYAPKKDLQSYTTPLEDAPSGLLYRGHYTVSSLFTDDDQNEHLKWEWSFEIKKDWN; encoded by the exons aTGTCATCAACAGAAGAAGTCCATGAACAAGTCCATGAACAAGAACATCACGATGAAGTAGCAAGTAACTATGTTCCTCCAccaccaaaatcaattggagAGCTGGTGGCAGCAGATCAAGAAGATGAAAGCTTACGCAAATACAAAGAAACATTGCTTGGAAATGCAATCGCTGAAAACATTGTTATAG AACCTGGTAATCCCAAGAAAGTCTTGGTTAAAAAGTTAGTTCTGGTGTCAGAAGGCCAGACTGAAAAAACTTTGGATCTTTCTGGTGATCTTTCTAAGCTGAAACAAACTGTGTTCACTATTAAAGAAGGTGTTCAATACCGCATTCGTATCGAGTTTTTCGTCCAACACGAAATTGTTACTGGACTGAAATATATCCAAAAGACTTATAGAAAAGGAATCCAAG TGGACAAAATGACCCATATGGTTGGAAG TTATGCCCCCAAGAAGGATTTACAGTCCTATACGACGCCACTGGAAGATGCGCCGTCCGGTCTACTATACCGTGGTCATTACACTGTTTCCTCTTTATTCACCGACGACGACCAAAACGAACACCTCAAGTGGGAATGGtcatttgaaattaaaaaagattGGAATTAA